Proteins from a single region of Ziziphus jujuba cultivar Dongzao chromosome 1, ASM3175591v1:
- the LOC107404992 gene encoding uncharacterized protein LOC107404992 isoform X4, translating to MEDEYVEEMVRRLENLSRGNEEASEIVRRSLGGLEVVHAQKGLLRCKFPIPNDVSDPDGNWHVGAIASLMDTLGVSAAYTSTGSS from the exons atggaagatGAGTATGTGGAAGAAATGGTTAGACGCCTAGAAAATCTATCGAGAGGCAACGAGGAAGCATCAGAGATCGTGAGGAGGAGTCTCGGAGGGCTAGAGGTGGTTCATGCTCAAAAGGGTTTGCTTCGCTGTAAATTTCCAATACCAAACGATGTCTCT GATCCAGATGGAAATTGGCATGTGGGTGCAATTGCATCCCTAATGGACACTCTTGGAGTCTCTGCCGCATATACCTCTACAG GAAGTAGTTGA
- the LOC107404992 gene encoding uncharacterized protein LOC107404992 isoform X2, protein MEDEYVEEMVRRLENLSRGNEEASEIVRRSLGGLEVVHAQKGLLRCKFPIPNDVSDPDGNWHVGAIASLMDTLGVSAAYTSTGLSRLTVDFNISYYSTAKIQEVVEIEAKVVSKREKLTGVVLEVRKTEDSQLIAVGRQWVASSSSSNTKNHPDLSRL, encoded by the exons atggaagatGAGTATGTGGAAGAAATGGTTAGACGCCTAGAAAATCTATCGAGAGGCAACGAGGAAGCATCAGAGATCGTGAGGAGGAGTCTCGGAGGGCTAGAGGTGGTTCATGCTCAAAAGGGTTTGCTTCGCTGTAAATTTCCAATACCAAACGATGTCTCT GATCCAGATGGAAATTGGCATGTGGGTGCAATTGCATCCCTAATGGACACTCTTGGAGTCTCTGCCGCATATACCTCTACAGGTCTTTCCAGACTAACCGTTGATTTCAACATTTCTTACTATTCCACCGCTAAGATTCAA GAAGTAGTTGAAATAGAAGCAAAGGTGGTTTCAAAGAGAGAGAAGCTAACAGGTGTGGTTTTGGAGGTTAGGAAAACAGAGGACTCGCAACTTATTGCTGTTGGGAGGCAGTGGGTTGCTTCTTCTTCATCCTCAAACACCAAAAATCATCCTGACCTCAGCAGGCTATGA
- the LOC107404992 gene encoding uncharacterized protein LOC107404992 isoform X3, producing MEDEYVEEMVRRLENLSRGNEEASEIVRRSLGGLEVVHAQKGLLRCKFPIPNDVSDPDGNWHVGAIASLMDTLGVSAAYTSTDLLSYIFVGNFTNVGNAHLHVF from the exons atggaagatGAGTATGTGGAAGAAATGGTTAGACGCCTAGAAAATCTATCGAGAGGCAACGAGGAAGCATCAGAGATCGTGAGGAGGAGTCTCGGAGGGCTAGAGGTGGTTCATGCTCAAAAGGGTTTGCTTCGCTGTAAATTTCCAATACCAAACGATGTCTCT GATCCAGATGGAAATTGGCATGTGGGTGCAATTGCATCCCTAATGGACACTCTTGGAGTCTCTGCCGCATATACCTCTACAG ATTTGCTCTCCTACATATTTGTTGGAAATTTCACCAATGTTGGTAATGCTCATCTCCACGTCTTCTGA
- the LOC107404992 gene encoding uncharacterized protein LOC107404992 isoform X1, which yields MEDEYVEEMVRRLENLSRGNEEASEIVRRSLGGLEVVHAQKGLLRCKFPIPNDVSDPDGNWHVGAIASLMDTLGVSAAYTSTGLSRLTVDFNISYYSTAKIQICSPTYLLEISPMLVMLISTSSDMTEINWYPFKIFFNMEEVNFYLQFINLSYQQADC from the exons atggaagatGAGTATGTGGAAGAAATGGTTAGACGCCTAGAAAATCTATCGAGAGGCAACGAGGAAGCATCAGAGATCGTGAGGAGGAGTCTCGGAGGGCTAGAGGTGGTTCATGCTCAAAAGGGTTTGCTTCGCTGTAAATTTCCAATACCAAACGATGTCTCT GATCCAGATGGAAATTGGCATGTGGGTGCAATTGCATCCCTAATGGACACTCTTGGAGTCTCTGCCGCATATACCTCTACAGGTCTTTCCAGACTAACCGTTGATTTCAACATTTCTTACTATTCCACCGCTAAGATTCAA ATTTGCTCTCCTACATATTTGTTGGAAATTTCACCAATGTTGGTAATGCTCATCTCCACGTCTTCTGATATGACAGAAATTAATTGGTacccatttaaaatattttttaatatggagGAAGTCAACTTTTACTTGCAGTTTATTAATCTATCATATCAGCAAGCAGATTGTTAA